Proteins encoded by one window of Flexibacter flexilis DSM 6793:
- a CDS encoding enoyl-CoA hydratase/isomerase family protein produces the protein MFEHLLYQELNGVCTITINRPEVYNAINTKISYELQEALKKAAIDDNVRVIVLTGAGNKAFCSGQDLKESIEGKSFADSLHRRYNPIIRIMREMPKPIIARVNGVAAGAGCSLALACDLIVSAEEAVFSEIFVNIGLVLDSGSSFFLPRLVGYNKAFELSTLGTKITATEAHRLGIVNKMVPAAGLDEAVAEYTEYYRQAPTKAIGLMKKMLNRSIQPALEEILNYEALCQDIAGNTQDYKEGVTAFREKRKAVFTGK, from the coding sequence ATGTTTGAGCATTTGCTGTACCAAGAACTTAACGGAGTTTGTACTATCACCATCAACAGACCAGAAGTTTATAACGCGATCAATACCAAAATTAGTTACGAACTACAAGAAGCCCTCAAAAAAGCCGCCATCGACGATAACGTTCGTGTCATTGTACTGACGGGTGCAGGCAACAAGGCTTTTTGTTCGGGACAAGACCTGAAAGAGTCCATCGAAGGTAAATCTTTTGCCGACTCATTGCACCGCCGCTATAACCCCATCATTCGCATTATGCGCGAAATGCCTAAACCAATTATTGCCCGCGTAAATGGCGTGGCTGCGGGTGCGGGTTGCTCGTTGGCTTTGGCCTGCGACCTGATTGTTTCGGCGGAAGAAGCTGTTTTTTCTGAAATTTTTGTCAATATCGGTTTGGTGTTGGATTCGGGTTCTTCGTTTTTCTTGCCGCGCCTCGTAGGTTACAACAAAGCCTTTGAACTCAGCACATTAGGTACTAAAATCACGGCAACAGAAGCGCATCGTTTGGGCATCGTCAATAAAATGGTGCCAGCCGCAGGCCTCGACGAAGCCGTAGCCGAATACACGGAATATTATCGCCAAGCTCCAACCAAAGCCATTGGTCTAATGAAAAAAATGCTTAATCGCAGTATTCAGCCCGCTTTGGAAGAAATTCTTAACTACGAAGCCCTTTGCCAAGACATCGCAGGCAACACCCAAGACTACAAAGAAGGCGTTACGGCTTTCCGCGAAAAACGCAAAGCCGTATTCACGGGAAAATAA
- a CDS encoding sterol desaturase family protein, producing MNWLLYIFLFVGAFVGMEGVAWFTHKYVMHGFMWVWHKSHHHPYEGVFERNDLFSVVFSLPAIVCIVVGLEYRENWLFLVPIGAGITGYGLFYFLFHDILVHRRVKHSIRPENKYLRRLIRAHKMHHKHTQKEEGEAFGFLFAPKKYEVD from the coding sequence ATGAACTGGCTTTTGTATATTTTCTTGTTTGTGGGAGCTTTCGTGGGTATGGAGGGCGTGGCGTGGTTTACGCACAAATACGTGATGCACGGGTTTATGTGGGTGTGGCACAAGTCGCATCATCACCCTTACGAAGGCGTTTTTGAACGTAACGATTTGTTTAGTGTTGTATTTAGTTTGCCTGCTATTGTGTGTATCGTGGTCGGTTTGGAATATCGCGAAAACTGGCTGTTTTTGGTGCCAATCGGGGCGGGAATTACGGGCTACGGTTTGTTTTATTTCCTGTTCCACGACATACTTGTACATCGGCGCGTAAAGCATAGTATTCGCCCCGAAAACAAGTATTTGCGGCGGCTGATTCGTGCCCACAAAATGCACCACAAACACACGCAAAAAGAAGAGGGCGAGGCTTTTGGCTTTTTGTTTGCCCCCAAAAAATACGAAGTGGATTAA
- a CDS encoding lycopene cyclase domain-containing protein, translating to MEKYVYMFLHLFTVSYPLAQSFERRITYYQKWRFLWPAIVLTGAFFIAWDVYFAHLGVWSFNDRYLLGYRLLGLPVEEWLFFVTVPFACTFIYEVLNYFIPKDILKPYVTPVNWVVGVGLLVLAVVFREKFYTSVKFGLTGAFMLGHWWAFRDRYLGRFYLAYLVSLLPFLLVNGVLTYLPVVSYNNSENLGIRISDLTGVAFFNIPIEDVVYNLLLLMMIFTIYEMMKARQTAKS from the coding sequence GTGGAAAAATACGTGTATATGTTTTTGCACTTGTTCACGGTGTCGTATCCGTTGGCGCAGTCGTTTGAGCGGCGGATTACTTACTACCAAAAATGGCGGTTTTTGTGGCCTGCTATTGTGCTGACGGGTGCGTTTTTTATTGCTTGGGACGTGTATTTTGCGCACTTGGGCGTTTGGTCTTTCAACGACCGTTATTTGTTGGGTTACAGGCTGTTGGGCTTGCCCGTAGAAGAATGGTTGTTTTTTGTTACTGTGCCTTTTGCCTGCACGTTTATTTATGAGGTGCTGAATTATTTTATCCCCAAAGACATACTCAAGCCTTACGTTACGCCCGTCAATTGGGTGGTTGGCGTGGGGCTGCTGGTGTTGGCGGTCGTTTTTCGGGAAAAATTTTATACAAGCGTCAAATTTGGCCTCACGGGTGCGTTTATGTTGGGGCATTGGTGGGCATTCCGCGACCGCTATTTGGGACGATTTTACTTGGCTTATTTGGTTTCTTTGCTGCCTTTTTTGTTGGTGAATGGCGTGCTAACCTATTTGCCAGTAGTGAGTTACAATAACTCCGAAAATTTAGGCATTCGGATTTCTGACCTTACGGGCGTGGCCTTTTTCAACATTCCCATCGAAGACGTGGTTTATAATTTGCTGCTCCTAATGATGATTTTCACCATTTACGAAATGATGAAGGCGCGGCAGACAGCGAAAAGTTAA
- a CDS encoding phytoene/squalene synthase family protein — translation MELFRKTSLDCSKIITNNYSTSFSLGIRTLHKRFHAPIYAIYGFVRYADEIVDTFHDFDKAELLARFKAEAYKAIEERISLNPVLHSFQWVVNEYNIEHELIEAFLKSMEMDLKKVQYVEENYNQYIYGSAEVVGLMCLRVFTEGNAQQFEQLREAACRLGSAFQKVNFLRDIKDDYDERGRVYFPNTSFDRFTAELKKNIEADIKADFDAAYRGIVRLPEGARMGVYLAYIYYLALFEKIKQLPPQRVLQERVRVPDNQKFILLLQTYFRHSFNVL, via the coding sequence ATGGAACTTTTCAGAAAAACGTCTTTAGATTGTAGTAAAATTATTACCAATAATTACAGCACGTCGTTTTCGTTGGGGATTCGCACGCTGCACAAACGCTTTCATGCGCCCATTTACGCGATTTATGGATTTGTGCGCTACGCCGACGAGATTGTGGACACGTTTCACGACTTCGACAAAGCTGAGTTGCTGGCACGTTTCAAAGCGGAAGCGTATAAGGCCATTGAGGAGCGAATCAGCCTAAATCCTGTGTTGCATTCGTTCCAATGGGTTGTAAATGAGTATAATATCGAACACGAACTCATCGAAGCATTTCTGAAGAGTATGGAAATGGATTTGAAAAAAGTGCAGTACGTGGAAGAAAACTATAACCAATATATTTACGGCTCGGCGGAAGTGGTGGGGCTGATGTGTTTGCGCGTGTTCACGGAAGGCAACGCACAGCAATTTGAGCAGTTGCGCGAGGCGGCTTGCCGTTTGGGGTCTGCGTTTCAGAAAGTGAATTTTCTGCGCGACATCAAAGACGACTACGACGAAAGAGGCCGTGTTTATTTCCCCAATACGAGTTTTGACCGCTTCACGGCAGAGCTGAAAAAAAACATTGAAGCCGACATTAAAGCCGATTTTGATGCGGCGTACAGAGGCATTGTCAGACTGCCCGAAGGTGCACGCATGGGCGTTTATTTGGCCTATATTTATTATTTGGCTTTATTTGAAAAAATCAAGCAATTGCCGCCGCAACGTGTGTTGCAAGAGCGCGTACGAGTGCCTGACAATCAGAAGTTTATATTGCTTTTGCAGACGTATTTCAGGCATAGTTTTAATGTGTTGTAA
- a CDS encoding phytoene desaturase family protein has product MAKKALVIGAGLGGLCTALRLAVKGYQVEIIEKHHRAGGRLNQLEKDGFTFDVGPSFFSMSYEFEELFNYCGEKNPLQFNELNPLYSVYFSHKPKPYLIHKDLDKLAQEFGEAEPNFAAKARKYLQQAKEIFHDTEYKIVKRNFDSKLSYAAALTTVPLKHAPKLWRSMWSELSRHFESQETKVIFSLVAFFLGATPFDTPAVYSLLNYTELQHDGYWNVKGGMYRIVEAMLVLLEKYKVQIHYHTEIKQVEATSDRITAFIDQNGKRWTADVFVCNGDAAAFRGQILGRAKYSEQKLDSMEWTLAPFTIYLGVKGKLDNLHHHNYFLGNNFNDYASKIFKTSVAPEKPYYYVNASSKSNPDCAPEGCENLFILCPVPDLRHKPDWSDAQTLAQNIIQDLSERIGYDLAANTVTQTIYTPTDWRNMFNLYKGSGLGLAHGMNQVGGLRPANKDEMFGNLYYVGASTIPGTGLPIVVISSRLATERILQDHA; this is encoded by the coding sequence ATGGCTAAAAAAGCATTAGTAATCGGCGCAGGACTCGGCGGTTTGTGCACGGCTTTACGTTTGGCCGTGAAAGGCTACCAAGTCGAAATTATTGAGAAGCATCACCGCGCGGGAGGCCGCCTCAACCAACTCGAAAAAGATGGATTTACCTTCGATGTAGGACCTTCTTTTTTTAGTATGAGTTATGAGTTTGAGGAGCTTTTCAACTATTGTGGCGAAAAAAATCCTTTGCAATTCAATGAGCTAAATCCCTTGTATTCAGTGTATTTTAGCCACAAACCAAAGCCATATCTTATTCACAAGGACTTGGACAAACTCGCGCAGGAATTTGGCGAGGCCGAACCCAATTTTGCCGCCAAAGCCCGCAAATATTTGCAACAGGCCAAAGAGATTTTCCATGATACCGAATACAAAATCGTAAAACGCAATTTTGATTCTAAACTTTCGTATGCCGCCGCGCTGACCACCGTGCCACTCAAACACGCCCCGAAACTTTGGCGTTCGATGTGGTCGGAACTCAGCCGACATTTCGAGAGCCAAGAAACCAAAGTGATATTTTCGTTGGTGGCGTTTTTCTTGGGCGCAACGCCTTTCGACACGCCTGCCGTGTATAGTTTGCTCAATTACACGGAGTTGCAACACGATGGCTACTGGAACGTAAAAGGCGGAATGTACCGCATCGTGGAAGCAATGTTGGTTTTGTTGGAAAAATATAAAGTGCAGATTCATTATCATACCGAAATAAAACAAGTAGAAGCTACCTCCGACCGCATTACGGCTTTCATTGACCAAAATGGTAAACGTTGGACGGCAGACGTGTTTGTGTGCAACGGCGATGCCGCCGCTTTTCGTGGGCAAATTTTGGGCAGAGCCAAATATTCTGAGCAAAAACTCGACAGCATGGAATGGACGCTTGCGCCTTTCACGATTTATTTGGGGGTAAAAGGAAAACTGGACAACCTGCATCATCACAATTATTTTTTGGGAAATAATTTTAATGATTACGCCAGTAAGATATTTAAAACGTCGGTTGCGCCAGAAAAACCGTATTATTACGTGAATGCCAGTTCCAAATCGAATCCAGATTGTGCGCCCGAAGGCTGCGAGAATCTCTTTATTTTGTGTCCTGTGCCCGATTTGCGCCACAAACCCGACTGGTCAGACGCGCAGACTTTAGCCCAAAATATTATCCAAGATTTGTCCGAACGCATCGGCTACGACTTGGCGGCCAACACCGTTACTCAAACTATTTATACCCCAACGGATTGGCGCAATATGTTCAATCTGTACAAAGGGAGCGGCTTGGGTCTGGCGCACGGCATGAACCAAGTGGGCGGCTTGCGCCCCGCCAACAAAGATGAAATGTTCGGCAATTTGTATTACGTGGGTGCGTCCACGATTCCGGGTACGGGCTTGCCTATTGTGGTGATTAGTTCGCGCTTGGCTACCGAACGCATTTTGCAAGACCATGCCTAA
- a CDS encoding RNA polymerase sigma factor — translation MTALEFNYSIAQTSKTLKPFAMRLTRNADDANDLLQDTMVKALNNREKFTDGTNLKAWLYTIMKNTFITNYQRLVRQKTFVDTSEDAYLINSLAYSSTNQAYNSLMMADINKAMSIIEEAHSKPFMLYYKGFKYHEIAEKLNIPIGTVKNRIHLARKQLQKLLTMYR, via the coding sequence ATGACAGCCTTAGAATTTAATTACAGCATAGCCCAAACGTCCAAGACCCTCAAGCCGTTTGCCATGCGTTTAACTCGCAATGCTGACGACGCTAACGATTTGTTGCAAGACACGATGGTAAAAGCCCTTAACAACCGCGAGAAGTTCACGGACGGAACTAACCTCAAAGCGTGGCTTTATACCATTATGAAAAACACTTTTATTACTAATTATCAGCGACTTGTACGCCAAAAAACTTTTGTGGACACTTCCGAAGATGCATATTTGATTAACTCATTGGCATATTCTTCTACCAATCAGGCCTACAATTCCCTGATGATGGCCGACATCAACAAGGCCATGTCCATTATCGAAGAGGCGCATAGTAAGCCGTTTATGTTGTATTATAAGGGTTTCAAATACCACGAAATCGCAGAAAAACTCAACATTCCAATAGGAACGGTGAAAAATAGAATCCATTTGGCGCGTAAGCAGCTCCAAAAATTACTAACTATGTACCGATAG
- a CDS encoding tryptophan 2,3-dioxygenase family protein gives MEEKNAALMAQLEKLQAKYQATGQDIISYLEGLYYTDFLNYWDYVHTDTLLSLQIPRTSLPDEQIFIIYHQITELYFKLILSEVNQIADKADLTTEFMLERVERINRYWEILVQSFVVMVNGMETEQFMKFRMALLPASGFQSAQYRLIEIAATDFINLVTKDLRPTMKQASIEQMYEHIYWKEGATEIATGQKTLTLVRFEEKYGAQFIAQGHAFLSKNLRKRYLSLPADSEKMPALHQALREFDTFVNVKWPLAHLRSAGRYLQRNVDVLAATGGTNWQKYLPPRFQKRIFFPELWSEEDVENWGKAAVLDAYGMSEK, from the coding sequence ATGGAAGAAAAAAACGCCGCACTCATGGCGCAATTAGAGAAGTTGCAAGCCAAATATCAGGCCACGGGGCAAGATATTATTTCATATTTGGAGGGCTTGTATTACACAGACTTTCTGAATTATTGGGATTATGTGCACACCGATACTTTGCTTTCCTTGCAGATTCCGCGAACGAGCCTACCCGACGAGCAAATTTTTATTATCTATCACCAAATCACCGAATTATACTTCAAACTCATTCTTTCCGAAGTCAATCAAATAGCCGACAAAGCCGATTTGACGACGGAATTTATGCTCGAACGTGTGGAGCGTATCAACCGCTATTGGGAAATTCTGGTACAGTCTTTTGTCGTGATGGTAAACGGCATGGAAACCGAACAGTTCATGAAATTCCGCATGGCTTTGCTGCCTGCCAGCGGTTTCCAGTCGGCGCAATATCGCCTTATCGAAATTGCTGCAACTGATTTTATCAACCTCGTAACCAAAGACTTACGTCCAACTATGAAGCAAGCCAGCATCGAGCAAATGTACGAACACATTTACTGGAAAGAAGGCGCGACCGAAATTGCCACAGGCCAAAAAACATTGACTTTGGTGCGTTTTGAAGAAAAATATGGCGCACAATTCATCGCACAAGGACACGCTTTTTTAAGCAAAAACTTGCGCAAACGCTATCTTTCGTTGCCGGCCGACAGCGAGAAAATGCCTGCTTTGCACCAAGCTTTGCGGGAGTTCGACACGTTTGTAAACGTAAAATGGCCTTTGGCGCATTTGCGTTCGGCAGGTCGCTACTTGCAACGCAACGTAGATGTTTTGGCTGCGACTGGTGGCACGAACTGGCAAAAATATTTGCCGCCTCGTTTCCAAAAACGCATTTTCTTCCCCGAACTTTGGAGCGAAGAGGATGTAGAAAACTGGGGCAAAGCCGCCGTGTTAGATGCTTACGGAATGTCCGAAAAATAA
- a CDS encoding SGNH/GDSL hydrolase family protein, producing the protein MKTQFVAAMLLFSFFRTQAQDDRSKMDWPNLNKYAQENAALKAPTAQEQRVVFMGNSITEFWKRDDPAFFEGRPYFDRGISGQTTSQMLLRFRPDVINLKPKVVVILAGINDIAENTGPISLENVFGNIVSMAELARANNIKVVLSSVLPALDFYWRPGLEPAPKVIKLNAMIKSYCTKNNIPYADYFSAMVDAENGLDKKYTNDAVHPTLAGYKVMEPIVEKAIKKALSK; encoded by the coding sequence ATGAAAACGCAATTCGTTGCCGCTATGTTACTTTTTTCTTTTTTTCGTACCCAAGCCCAAGACGACCGCAGCAAAATGGATTGGCCTAATCTGAATAAATACGCGCAAGAAAACGCAGCACTTAAAGCCCCGACCGCACAAGAACAACGTGTCGTTTTTATGGGCAATTCTATCACCGAATTTTGGAAGCGCGACGACCCCGCTTTTTTTGAAGGAAGACCGTATTTTGACCGTGGCATTAGTGGCCAAACCACTTCGCAAATGTTGTTGCGTTTCAGGCCAGACGTGATTAACCTCAAACCAAAAGTAGTGGTTATCTTGGCGGGTATCAACGACATAGCCGAAAATACGGGGCCGATTTCTTTGGAAAATGTATTCGGAAATATCGTGTCGATGGCCGAGCTTGCCCGCGCCAACAACATCAAAGTGGTACTTTCGTCGGTGCTGCCTGCCCTAGATTTTTATTGGAGACCAGGCCTCGAACCTGCGCCAAAAGTAATCAAACTCAATGCCATGATAAAGAGTTATTGTACCAAAAATAACATTCCTTACGCCGATTATTTTTCGGCAATGGTAGATGCAGAAAACGGGTTGGATAAAAAATACACGAACGATGCCGTTCACCCGACGTTGGCAGGCTACAAAGTAATGGAGCCTATCGTAGAGAAAGCCATCAAAAAAGCATTGAGCAAATAA
- the gldB gene encoding gliding motility lipoprotein GldB, whose translation MNKLFKNLMFVALIGAAASCGSHTDDECANDIDVSDVKVNAPIVRLDNEMFEYKKDAASFTKFMDKYPLFSEVFLQRKHTSEDEILCQHMVKLLNSPYLDTLHTETENYFGNLADVQSDLNKAFAHIKYYYPNFQEPKVYSMVSGFSTDVFVSDSMVVIGLDHFLREHTRYKPQMLPDYIQRRMVRSSIVPMIAMTTSNKYSAQSPDPADMLANMISWGQTYYFMKKVMPCTPDSVIIGYTGQEMKEVEENKAVIWKHFVNQKLFFTNDHFVTTKYIGERPHTFEIGEKCPGRIGRWLGWQIVKKYAEDRKLSLPEVMKLNNAKQVFEEAKYKP comes from the coding sequence ATGAACAAGTTATTTAAAAATCTGATGTTTGTGGCACTTATCGGGGCGGCGGCCAGTTGTGGCAGCCACACCGACGATGAATGCGCCAACGACATAGACGTTTCGGACGTGAAAGTAAATGCGCCCATCGTGCGCCTCGACAACGAAATGTTTGAATACAAGAAAGATGCAGCATCTTTCACTAAATTTATGGACAAATATCCGCTGTTTTCGGAGGTTTTTTTGCAAAGAAAACACACATCCGAAGACGAGATTCTTTGTCAGCACATGGTAAAGTTGCTCAACTCACCGTATTTGGACACGCTGCACACGGAAACCGAAAATTATTTCGGCAATCTGGCCGACGTACAAAGCGATTTGAACAAAGCTTTCGCGCACATCAAATACTATTATCCCAACTTCCAAGAACCAAAAGTATATTCGATGGTGTCGGGTTTTTCTACGGACGTGTTCGTTTCTGATAGTATGGTCGTGATTGGTTTGGACCATTTTTTGCGCGAACACACGCGTTACAAACCCCAAATGTTACCAGACTATATCCAACGCCGCATGGTTCGTTCTTCTATCGTTCCGATGATTGCCATGACCACTTCCAATAAATATTCGGCGCAGTCGCCAGACCCTGCCGATATGCTCGCCAACATGATTTCGTGGGGACAAACCTATTATTTCATGAAAAAAGTAATGCCTTGCACGCCCGACAGCGTAATTATTGGCTATACGGGCCAAGAAATGAAGGAAGTGGAAGAAAACAAGGCCGTGATTTGGAAACATTTTGTAAACCAAAAACTATTTTTCACCAACGACCATTTCGTTACGACCAAATACATTGGCGAACGTCCGCACACTTTCGAGATTGGCGAAAAATGCCCAGGCCGCATTGGCCGTTGGTTGGGTTGGCAAATCGTAAAGAAATACGCCGAAGACCGCAAACTTTCTTTGCCAGAAGTAATGAAACTCAACAACGCCAAACAAGTATTTGAAGAAGCTAAATATAAACCCTAA
- a CDS encoding NADPH-dependent FMN reductase produces MKIAIISGSPRLESTTFRVALHLKDYFSATYPQHEFVLVDVREYPLPYVQNVFSSLAETPPQWKGLGEIMFGADAFVLISPEYNGSYSPALKNLLDHFPKQLHKTFAVVTASPGMLGGMRAAQQLLLLVSAFFGVPSPHLLVTPAVDKKFSPTGALLDESFAKTIQYFAKEFVWLAEALADKK; encoded by the coding sequence ATGAAAATCGCTATCATTTCGGGCAGTCCGCGCCTCGAAAGCACTACTTTTCGCGTAGCTTTGCATCTAAAAGACTATTTTTCGGCCACTTATCCGCAACACGAATTTGTGTTGGTGGACGTGCGCGAATATCCGTTACCTTATGTGCAAAACGTGTTTAGCTCTCTTGCCGAAACTCCGCCACAATGGAAAGGTTTAGGAGAAATCATGTTTGGCGCAGACGCGTTTGTGTTGATTTCGCCTGAATACAACGGCTCTTATTCGCCAGCCCTTAAAAACTTGCTCGACCATTTCCCCAAACAACTACACAAAACTTTTGCGGTGGTTACGGCCTCACCTGGTATGCTTGGCGGAATGCGTGCAGCGCAACAGTTACTTTTGCTGGTCAGTGCGTTTTTTGGCGTGCCTTCGCCGCATTTGCTTGTTACGCCTGCCGTGGACAAAAAATTTAGCCCAACAGGTGCGCTTTTGGACGAGAGTTTCGCCAAAACGATTCAGTATTTCGCTAAAGAATTTGTTTGGTTGGCAGAAGCCCTTGCCGATAAAAAGTAA
- a CDS encoding outer membrane beta-barrel protein has product MKKTLLSIVAVLLLHSSFAQEKGHFGFSLGVSAPVGKFASKDIEKSYSGFAGIGSFFEISLAHKLGKRFGIITSLRRQSNTIDTEALSDGMSKLYLKDGYNVRDNVTAGNWKLATLMVGGYESFYIPEHKVFIEPRVMIGLAYAVLPEKRENLQSNYGYGWIQQDRATDFTFAYLVGTGFKWIIGKKTYFLTNIDYLSAKAKFTNIVNRTSGGSVEITSYTQKMSTVNIGLGIGIKL; this is encoded by the coding sequence ATGAAAAAAACTTTACTATCTATTGTTGCAGTGTTATTACTACATAGCAGTTTTGCGCAAGAAAAAGGTCATTTTGGGTTTTCGTTGGGCGTAAGTGCTCCTGTTGGGAAATTTGCAAGCAAGGATATAGAGAAATCCTATTCGGGATTTGCAGGAATTGGTAGCTTCTTCGAAATATCGCTTGCCCATAAATTGGGTAAACGTTTTGGGATAATCACTTCACTACGCCGCCAATCCAACACAATCGATACAGAAGCACTATCAGACGGTATGTCTAAATTATATCTAAAAGATGGCTATAATGTTAGGGATAATGTAACCGCTGGTAACTGGAAACTTGCTACATTAATGGTTGGTGGCTATGAGTCTTTTTATATACCCGAACATAAAGTTTTTATTGAACCTCGCGTAATGATTGGCCTTGCTTATGCCGTATTGCCAGAAAAGAGAGAGAATTTACAAAGTAACTATGGGTACGGCTGGATACAGCAAGATAGAGCCACTGATTTTACTTTTGCTTACTTGGTTGGTACTGGCTTTAAGTGGATTATCGGAAAAAAAACGTACTTTTTGACCAATATAGACTATTTGAGTGCCAAAGCTAAATTTACTAATATCGTAAATAGGACAAGTGGTGGCTCTGTAGAAATAACCTCTTATACTCAGAAAATGAGCACTGTTAATATTGGCTTGGGTATTGGCATTAAATTATAA
- a CDS encoding cation:dicarboxylate symporter family transporter encodes MMNVQAQSTATETPNKPLALKVLSNLTFWVFVAIVSGILLGHYAPAKAVEMKVIGDTFISIIKFFVAPIIFLTIVLGISGMGNLKKVGRIGVKSLIYFEIVTTFALAIGVAMALLVKPGHIDRTGLNMQDASKYTQNPKAFSWLQFFMDNVTLQVLVAAIVVGIALNYYGGRERIVAILYKASHWVFTALKWVMYLAPLGAFGGMAYAIGKFGLHSLLPLGKLMLTMYATMGLFIFVVLASIMRYYKMSILDFIKYLRTELLIVLGTSSSEPALPNLMRKLESMGCSKSVVGLVVPTGYSFNLDGTSIYLSMAVIFLAQLYNVELSLGEILTIIGLLMITSKGAAGVTGSGFIVLASTLTAIHKIPVEGLAFLLGVDKFMSEARAITNFIGNGVATIVISKSENEFAHTENLPDADDAEALPAQ; translated from the coding sequence ATGATGAACGTTCAAGCACAATCAACCGCCACCGAAACCCCGAATAAGCCTTTGGCTCTGAAGGTACTCAGCAACCTTACGTTTTGGGTTTTCGTTGCCATCGTTTCGGGTATTCTTCTGGGGCATTATGCACCCGCCAAAGCCGTAGAGATGAAAGTCATCGGCGATACTTTTATTAGCATTATCAAATTCTTTGTAGCCCCGATTATTTTCCTGACCATCGTGCTGGGAATTAGCGGCATGGGCAATCTGAAAAAAGTAGGTCGTATTGGGGTTAAATCGCTGATTTACTTTGAGATAGTAACTACGTTTGCCTTAGCTATCGGCGTGGCAATGGCTTTGCTCGTGAAACCCGGCCACATAGACCGCACGGGGCTAAACATGCAAGATGCCAGCAAATACACCCAAAATCCGAAGGCGTTTAGTTGGTTGCAATTTTTTATGGACAACGTGACGCTACAAGTGTTGGTGGCGGCTATCGTGGTGGGCATTGCCCTGAACTATTACGGCGGTCGCGAACGCATCGTAGCAATACTTTATAAGGCTTCGCACTGGGTTTTTACGGCCCTCAAATGGGTGATGTACCTTGCGCCTTTGGGTGCGTTTGGGGGAATGGCCTACGCGATTGGAAAATTTGGTCTGCATTCGTTGTTGCCGTTGGGTAAACTTATGCTCACGATGTATGCCACGATGGGACTATTCATTTTTGTGGTGTTGGCCAGCATTATGCGCTATTACAAAATGAGTATTCTTGATTTTATTAAATATCTCCGTACCGAATTGCTGATTGTGTTGGGCACGTCTTCGAGCGAACCCGCTTTGCCAAACCTGATGCGCAAACTCGAAAGTATGGGTTGCAGTAAATCGGTGGTTGGTTTGGTTGTCCCGACGGGTTATTCCTTCAATCTGGACGGAACGTCTATTTACCTTTCGATGGCCGTTATCTTTTTGGCGCAGCTCTACAATGTAGAACTTTCGTTGGGCGAAATCCTTACTATTATTGGCTTGCTAATGATTACCAGCAAAGGCGCGGCAGGCGTAACGGGTAGCGGTTTTATTGTGTTGGCTTCTACGCTTACGGCGATTCACAAAATCCCCGTAGAAGGTTTGGCCTTTTTGTTGGGCGTGGATAAGTTTATGAGTGAGGCACGCGCCATCACCAATTTTATAGGCAATGGCGTAGCCACAATCGTTATTTCCAAAAGTGAAAACGAGTTTGCACATACCGAAAATCTCCCCGATGCCGATGATGCGGAAGCGTTGCCTGCACAGTAA